A window of Equus caballus isolate H_3958 breed thoroughbred chromosome 10, TB-T2T, whole genome shotgun sequence contains these coding sequences:
- the QPCTL gene encoding glutaminyl-peptide cyclotransferase-like protein produces the protein MRSGGRGRTRLRLGDRGLLEPPSPPKRRLLPRAQLLPLLLLLLAVAWALYTIWGGWHRRTEEPLQGRELRGTLVGNLPEARLRRVVGQLDPERLWNAYLRPLLVVRTPGSPGNLQVRKFLEATLRALTAGWHVELDPFTASTPLGPLDFGNVVATLDPGAARHLTLACHYDSKLFPSGAAPFVGATDSAVPCALLLELVQALDLELSRAKNQAAPVTLQLLFLDGEEALKEWGPKDSLYGSRHLAQLMESAPHSPGPTRIHAIELFMLLDLLGAPNPTFYSHFPRTARWFHRLRSIEKRLHRLNLLQSHPHEVMYFQPGEPFSSVEDDHVPFLRRGVPVLHLISTPFPSVWHTPDDSEANLHPPTVHNLSRILAVFLAEYLGL, from the exons ATGCGTTCCGGGGGCCGCGGGCGGACCCGGCTACGGCTCGGAGACCGCGGCCTCTTGGAGCCCCCCTCACCGCCCAAGCGCCGCCTGCTGCCGCGGGCGCAGCTGttgcccctgctgctgctgctgctggccgtGGCCTGGGCGCTCTACACCATCTGGGGCGGCTGGCACCGCCGGACCGAGGAGCCGCTGCAGGGCCGGGAGCTGCGG GGCACGTTGGTTGGAAACCTGCCCGAAGCCCGGCTGCGGAGGGTGGTGGGGCAACTGGACCCAGAGCGCCTCTGGAACGCTTACCTGCGCCCCCTGCTGGTTGTACGGACCCCGGGCAGCCCGGGCAATCTCCAAGTCAGAAAG TTCCTGGAGGCCACGCTGCGGGCCCTGACTGCAGGCTGGCATGTGGAGCTGGACCCCTTCACGGCCTCGACGCCCCTGGGGCCCCTGGACTTTGGCAACGTGGTGGCCACACTGGACCCAGGGGCTGCCCGTCACCTAACCCTCGCCTGCCATTATGACTCCAAGCTCTTCCCATCTGGGGCGGCCCCCTTCGTGGGGGCCACAGATTCGGCAGTGCCTTGCGCCCTGCTGCTGGAGCTGGTCCAAGCCCTCGACTTGGAGTTGAGCAGAGCCAAGAATCAG GCGGCCCCGGTGACCCTGCAGCTGCTCTTCCTGGATGGGGAGGAGGCGCTGAAGGAGTGGGGACCCAAGGACTCCCTCTATGGCTCCCGGCACCTGGCCCAGCTCATGGAGTCTGCGCCCCACAGTCCTGGCCCCACCAGGATCCACGCCATC GAGCTCTTTATGCTTCTTGATCTCCTGGGAGCCCCCAACCCCACCTTCTACAGTCACTTCCCACGCACGGCCCGCTGGTTCCATCGGCTGAGGAGCATCG AGAAGCGCCTGCACCGTTTGAACCTGCTACAGTCTCATCCCCACGAAGTGATGTACTTCCAGCCCGGGGAGCCCTTCAGCTCCGTGGAGGACGACCACGTCCCCTTCCTCCGCCGAG GGGTCCCGGTGCTCCACCTCATCTCCACGCCCTTCCCCTCCGTCTGGCACACGCCGGACGACTCTGAGGCCAACCTGCACCCACCCACGGTCCACAACCTGAGCCGCATCCTCGCCGTGTTCCTGGCGGAATACCTGGGGCTCTAG
- the FBXO46 gene encoding F-box only protein 46, giving the protein MDRSSLLPFQLWCPRPFGTYSQNQPRPPSTALKPPACPEPGSGAEPEHGPAHSENTPPALATEAPASQPTPLLSAAAAGDEGRVLLDTWYVIKPGNTKEKVAFFVAHQCGGGSRASSMKVKGHWGSDSSKAKRRRRCLEPTKAPPDPGGREGPPAAEGTPASAGEDVDLLSVAEMVALVEQRAALALQSYPRPGAPAPVVFVSAEQGGPAKGLGSERRSGGGDCSRVAEAVAHFEAQRDNPPAKGLRKEERPGPGPGEVRIAFRISNGREPRAPDGSLANGNAGRPGCAYPGSPGPGARAKDKITCDLYQLISPSRDALPSNVEFLLARADEASEAETPAPARPEDTPPAPPPPPARDCGASGFHVDVVVTGVVDECIFFGKDGTKNVKEETVCLTVSPEEPPPPGQLFFLQSRGPDGPPEPPPADSPAAAPGPDDAEGTADTSLCRLYRHVSHDFLEIRFKIQRLLEPRQYMLLLPEHVLVKIFSFLPTRALAALKCTCHHFKGIIEAFGVRATDSRWSRDPLYRDDPCKQCRKRYEKGDVSLCRWHPKPYHHDLPYGRSYWMCCRRADRETPGCRLGLHDNNWVLPCNGPGGGGGRAGREEGR; this is encoded by the coding sequence ATGGACCGCAGCAGCCTCCTGCCCTTCCAGCTCTGGTGCCCCCGGCCCTTTGGCACCTACTCCCAGAACCAGCCGCGCCCACCGTCCACAGCCCTCAAGCCGCCAGCCTGCCCTGAGCCGGGCAGCGGGGCAGAGCCAGAGCACGGGCCTGCCCACTCGGAGAACACGCCGCCCGCCCTGGCCACCGAGGCCCCCGCCTCCCAGCCCACCCCGCTCCTCTCGGCAGCAGCTGCTGGCGACGAGGGTCGAGTCCTGCTGGACACGTGGTATGTTATCAAGCCTGGGAACACGAAGGAGAAGGTGGCCTTCTTTGTGGCCCACCAGTGTGGTGGGGGCAGCCGGGCCAGCTCCATGAAGGTCAAGGGGCACTGGGGCAGTGACAGCTCCAAGGCCAAGAGAAGGAGGCGCTGTCTGGAGCCCACTAAGGCTCCGCCGGACCCCGGGGGCCGGGAGGGGCCCCCTGCTGCTGAGGGGACCCCAGCCTCAGCCGGTGAGGACGTGGACCTGCTCTCTGTGGCTGAGATGGTGGCCCTGGTGGAACAGCGGGCCGCCCTGGCCCTGCAGAGCTACCCGCGCCCCGGCGCCCCAGCTCCTGTGGTCTTTGTGTCAGCTGAGCAGGGCGGGCCTGCCAAGGGGCTGGGGTCCGAACGGCGGTCTGGTGGCGGGGACTGCAGCCGGGTAGCCGAGGCGGTGGCCCACTTTGAGGCCCAGCGGGACAACCCTCCGGCCAAGGGCCTCCGCAAGGAGGAGCGGCCTGGACCAGGCCCCGGGGAGGTGCGCATCGCCTTCCGGATCTCCAACGGCCGAGAGCCCCGCGCACCCGATGGCAGCTTGGCCAACGGGAACGCGGGCCGGCCCGGATGTGCCTACCCCGGCAGCCCAGGGCCCGGGGCCCGAGCCAAGGACAAGATCACCTGTGACCTGTACCAGCTCATCAGTCCCTCTCGGGACGCCCTCCCCAGCAATGTGGAGTTCCTTCTGGCTCGGGCAGATGAAGCCAGCGAGGCTGAGACCCCGGCCCCCGCCAGGCCCGAGGACACTCCCccggccccccctcccccccctgCCCGGGACTGCGGAGCGTCAGGCTTCCACGTGGATGTGGTGGTGACCGGCGTGGTGGACGAGTGCATCTTCTTTGGCAAGGATGGCACCAAGAACGTGAAGGAGGAGACGGTGTGCCTGACGGTCAGCCCTGAGGAGCCGCCCCCGCCGGGCCAGCTCTTTTTCCTCCAGTCCCGTGGGCCCGACGGGCCCCCCGAGCCACCCCCGGCGGACTCACCAGCTGCCGCGCCAGGCCCAGACGATGCCGAGGGCACAGCGGACACCTCCCTGTGCCGCCTGTACCGGCACGTGTCGCACGACTTCCTGGAGATCCGCTTCAAGATCCAGAGGCTGCTCGAGCCACGGCAGTACATGCTGCTGCTGCCCGAGCACGTGCTGGTCAAGATCTTCAGCTTCCTGCCTACTCGGGCCCTGGCGGCCCTCAAGTGCACCTGCCACCACTTCAAGGGCATCATCGAGGCGTTTGGCGTGCGGGCCACAGACTCGCGCTGGAGCCGCGACCCCCTCTACCGCGATGACCCTTGCAAGCAGTGCCGCAAGAGATACGAGAAGGGTGACGTGTCGCTCTGCCGCTGGCACCCCAAGCCCTACCACCACGACCTGCCTTACGGACGTTCCTACTGGATGTGCTGCCGCCGAGCCGATCGCGAGACGCCTGGCTGCCGCCTGGGTCTGCACGATAACAACTGGGTGCTGCCCTGTAACGggcccggcggcgggggcggccggGCTGGCCGGGAGGAGGGGAGGTGA